One region of Chaetodon auriga isolate fChaAug3 chromosome 5, fChaAug3.hap1, whole genome shotgun sequence genomic DNA includes:
- the mapkapk5 gene encoding MAP kinase-activated protein kinase 5: protein MSEDNNADKFIKETSILDEYNINWTQKLGAGISGPVRVCVKKSTQERLALKILIDRPKARNEVRLHMMCANHPNIVQILEVYANSVQFPHESSPRARLLIVMEMMEGGELFHRISQHRHFTEKMASQVTKQISQALEHCHSLNIAHRDLKPENLLFKDNSLDAPVKLCDFGFAKIDQGDLMTPQFTPYYVAPQVLEAQRRHQKEKSGIIPTSPTPYTYNKSCDLWSLGVIIYVMLCGYPPFYSKHHSRTIPKDMRKKIMTGSFDFPEDEWSQISEMAKDIVRKLLKVKPEERLTIEGVLAHPWLNCTEALDNVLPSAQMMMDKAVVAGIQQAHAEQLANMRIQDLNVSLKPLNSVNNPILRKRKLLGPKPSDGFFIHDPENGGEDSNVALEKLRDVIAQCILPQAGENEDEKLNEVMYEAWRFNRDCKLLRDGLQGLSWDGRAFSDKVDRLKLAEIVKQAIEEKTNLQESH, encoded by the exons ATGTCGGAGGATAACAACGCAGACAAGTTCATcaag GAGACCTCCATTCTAGACGAGTACAACATAAACTGGACACAGAAGTTAGGAGCTGGCATCAGTGGACCTGTCAG AGTTTGTGTGAAGAAGTCAACTCAGGAACGGCTGGCCCTGAAGATCCTCATTGATCGCCCCAAGGCCAGAAATGAG GTGCGTCTCCATATGATGTGCGCCAACCACCCAAACATTGTGCAAATCCTGGAGGTTTATGCCAATAGTGTCCAGTTCCCGCACGAGTCCAGCCCGAG AGCAAGGCTCCTGATTGTTATGGAGATGATGGAGGGCGGTGAGCTGTTCCACAGAATCAGTCAGCACAGGCACTTTACTGAAAAGATGGCCAGCCAGGTCACTAAACAG ATCAGTCAAGCCTTGGAACATTGTCACTCCCTAAATATTGCACATCGCGACCTGAAGCCAGAGAACCTGCTCTTCAAGGATAACTCTCTG GATGCACCTGTGAAGTTGTGTGACTTTGGCTTTGCCAAAATTGATCAAGGAGACTTGATGACCCCTCAGTTCACGCCCTACTACGTAGCACCTCAG GTACTTGAGGCTCAAAGAAGACACCAGAAGGAAAAGTCTGGAATTATACCTACCTCACCCACTCCTTATACCTATAACAAG AGCTGTGACTTGTGGTCGCTCGGTGTGATCATCTACGTGATGCTGTGTGGCTATCCTCCCTTCTACTCCAAGCACCACAGTCGCACCATCCCGAAGGACATGAGGAAGAAGATAATGACGGGCAGCTTCGACTTCCCCGAAGATGAGTGGAGCCAAATCTCTGAGATGGCCAAGGACATTGTCCGCAA GCTGCTGAAGGTGAAGCCAGAGGAGAGGCTGACTATTGAAGGAGTCTTGGCTCACCCTTGGCTCAACTGCACCGAGGCCCTCGACAACGTGCTGCCCTCTGCCCAGATGATGATGGACAAG GCGGTAGTCGCAGGTATCCAGCAGGCCCACGCAGAGCAGCTGGCTAACATGAGAATTCAGGATCTGAACGTCAGCCTGAAGCCCCTAAACTCTGTCAACAACCCAATCCTCAGGAAGCGGAAACTGCTGGG CCCCAAGCCCAGTGACGGTTTCTTCATTCATGACCCGGAGAACGGAGGGGAAGACTCTAACGTAGCTCTGGAGAAGTTACGAGATGTCATTGCACAGTGTATACTACCACAAGCTG GAGAGAATGAGGATGAGAAGCTGAACGAGGTGATGTACGAAGCCTGGAGGTTCAACAGAGACTGTAAACTGCTGAGAGACGGCCTGCAGGGCCTCAGCTGGGACG GACGAGCCTTCTCTGATAAAGTTGACCGCTTGAAGTTGGCCGAAATAGTGAAACAGGCCATCGAAGAAAAGACGAATCTCCAAGAATCTCATTAG